The following proteins are encoded in a genomic region of Streptomyces sp. NBC_01723:
- the bagA gene encoding bagremycin/ferroverdin biosynthesis tyrosine ammonia-lyase BagA/FevW, with product MKIDGRGLTISQTVAAASREGSEFAVSEDALRAMNASRNLKLEILATGKPIYGVTTGFGDSVNRQISPEKTARLQNELIRYHLNGTGPLASDEVVRATVLIRANCLARGNSGVSLPVVELLLDFLKHDILPTVPERGSVGASGDLVPLCYLAHALTGQGKVRHRGETRQTAEVLAELGLKPVTLEAKDGLALINGTSFSAAFAVLNTEAAAELADVADICTALAGEGMLGNRGHYAPFIHNEKPHSGQGASAAYIHQMLEGSSLAMTYDQVVDLNVPLDGRHYQRLTRSIQDRYSLRCAPHVNGVLRDMLDWVRTWMTVEINSSSDNPLFDPSTGAVYSGGNFYGGHVVTAMDSLKTAVAGVADLLDRQLALLVDEKFNNGLTPNLIARVDDDDTEAGLQHGFKGMQIACSSLTAEALKHAGPASTFSRSTEAHNQDKVSMAPIAARDARNVIELTREVAAIHLLAACQAVELRGVDEMSPRTKAVHARIRKEVPFAAKDRQMDGDIAAVVEMIASGAITEAARAGGSL from the coding sequence ATGAAGATTGACGGGCGCGGCCTGACCATCTCCCAGACCGTGGCCGCCGCATCCCGCGAAGGTTCGGAATTCGCGGTCTCCGAGGACGCGTTGCGGGCGATGAACGCCTCCCGGAACCTGAAGCTGGAAATCCTCGCGACCGGCAAGCCCATTTACGGGGTGACGACGGGTTTCGGTGACAGCGTCAACCGGCAGATATCACCGGAGAAGACCGCGCGACTCCAGAACGAGCTGATCCGCTACCACCTGAACGGAACCGGCCCGCTCGCCTCCGACGAGGTCGTGCGCGCCACCGTGCTGATCCGCGCCAACTGCCTGGCCCGGGGCAACTCCGGCGTCAGCCTCCCCGTCGTGGAGCTGCTGCTGGACTTCCTCAAGCACGACATCCTCCCGACCGTCCCCGAGCGCGGCTCGGTCGGCGCCAGCGGTGACCTCGTTCCGCTGTGCTACCTCGCCCACGCCCTGACGGGCCAGGGCAAGGTGCGCCACCGCGGCGAGACCCGGCAGACCGCGGAGGTGCTGGCCGAACTGGGCCTGAAGCCGGTGACGCTGGAGGCCAAGGACGGGCTGGCGCTGATCAACGGCACCTCCTTCAGCGCGGCGTTCGCCGTCCTGAACACCGAGGCGGCGGCCGAACTCGCCGACGTGGCGGACATCTGCACCGCGCTGGCCGGCGAGGGGATGCTCGGCAACCGGGGCCACTACGCGCCGTTCATCCACAACGAGAAGCCGCACAGCGGCCAGGGCGCGAGCGCCGCGTACATCCACCAGATGCTCGAGGGCTCCTCGCTGGCGATGACGTACGACCAGGTCGTCGACCTGAACGTCCCGCTGGACGGCCGCCACTACCAGCGGCTCACGCGCAGCATCCAGGACCGCTACTCGCTGCGCTGCGCCCCGCACGTCAACGGCGTGCTGCGGGACATGCTCGACTGGGTCCGCACCTGGATGACGGTCGAGATCAACTCCTCCAGCGACAACCCGCTGTTCGACCCTTCCACGGGCGCGGTGTACAGCGGCGGCAACTTCTACGGCGGGCACGTCGTCACCGCGATGGACTCGCTGAAGACGGCCGTCGCCGGCGTCGCCGACCTGCTCGACCGGCAGCTCGCGCTGCTGGTCGACGAGAAGTTCAACAACGGCCTCACCCCGAACCTGATCGCCCGGGTGGACGACGACGACACCGAGGCCGGGCTGCAGCACGGCTTCAAGGGCATGCAGATCGCGTGCTCGTCGCTCACCGCCGAGGCGCTCAAGCACGCCGGTCCGGCCTCCACGTTCTCCCGCTCCACCGAGGCCCACAACCAGGACAAGGTCAGCATGGCCCCGATCGCGGCACGCGACGCGCGCAACGTGATCGAGCTGACCCGGGAGGTCGCGGCCATCCACCTCCTCGCCGCCTGCCAGGCCGTCGAGCTGCGCGGCGTCGACGAGATGAGCCCCCGCACCAAGGCCGTGCACGCGCGCATCCGCAAGGAGGTCCCGTTCGCCGCCAAGGACCGGCAGATGGACGGCGACATCGCCGCGGTCGTGGAGATGATCGCCTCCGGCGCCATCACCGAGGCCGCCCGGGCGGGAGGGAGTCTGTGA
- the bagB gene encoding bagremycin/ferroverdin biosynthesis DhnA-type aldolase BagB/FevI — protein sequence MISNGAFGRRLRLRRLYRNDSERLLIVPLDHSVSQGPITGGEGIDALVGRLAANRVDVIVLHKGSLRHVDPAWFGSTSLMVHLSASTVHAPDPDAKYLVAGVEESLRLGADAVSVHVNLGSDGEQRQISDLAVVAEACDRWNVPLLAMMYPRGPRISDPRDPALVAHAVTLAADLGADLVKAPYVGSVTEMKEIVARSPVPVITVGGPRNDDEGQVLAHVSEALSAGVAGVAMGRNVFEAPDPGVMAAKLADLIHSE from the coding sequence ATGATCTCCAATGGCGCGTTCGGCAGGCGACTCCGCCTGCGGCGCCTGTACCGAAACGATTCCGAACGGCTGTTGATCGTGCCGCTGGACCATTCGGTGAGCCAGGGACCGATCACCGGCGGCGAAGGGATCGACGCGCTCGTGGGCCGACTGGCCGCCAACCGGGTGGACGTGATCGTCCTGCACAAGGGCAGCCTCCGGCACGTCGATCCCGCCTGGTTCGGCAGCACCTCGCTCATGGTCCATCTGAGCGCCAGCACCGTGCACGCTCCCGACCCGGACGCCAAGTACCTGGTGGCCGGCGTCGAGGAGAGTCTGCGGCTGGGCGCGGACGCGGTGAGCGTGCACGTCAACCTGGGCTCGGACGGCGAGCAGCGGCAGATATCCGATCTGGCGGTGGTCGCCGAGGCCTGCGACCGCTGGAACGTGCCGCTGCTGGCCATGATGTATCCCCGTGGTCCCAGGATCAGCGATCCCCGCGACCCCGCGCTGGTGGCGCACGCGGTGACCCTGGCCGCCGATCTCGGCGCCGACCTGGTGAAGGCCCCGTACGTCGGCTCGGTGACGGAGATGAAGGAGATCGTCGCCCGCTCGCCGGTCCCGGTCATCACCGTCGGCGGGCCGCGCAACGACGACGAGGGCCAGGTCCTCGCCCACGTCAGCGAGGCGCTCAGCGCCGGCGTCGCGGGCGTGGCGATGGGCCGCAACGTTTTCGAGGCGCCCGATCCCGGCGTCATGGCCGCGAAGCTGGCCGACCTCATCCACAGTGAGTGA
- the bagC gene encoding bagremycin/ferroverdin biosynthesis 3,4-AHBA synthase BagC/FevH, giving the protein MKLSWLDIRNVDEARDAIVQEALHQRVDGIVAADPASLEGLPPTVTKVLFPRGKPLPEDFGEATVVIVDPDFHKITPAELKLKHPELEFGRFVEIIDAKTLEDACESARTEQWSLLLFRDPTKIPLEIVIAASAASRGSLITVAADVEEAEIIFGVLEHGSDGVMMAPRKVGDAIALKAVVNAETPDLTLTELEVVSTEHVGMGERACVDTCTYFRKDEGILVGSHSKGMILCVSETHPLPYMPTRPFRVNAGAIHSYTLSKDGRTNYLSELKAGSKVVASDIEGRTRLVTVGRVKIETRPLISVNAVAADGREVNLILQDDWHVRVLGPGGKVLNSTELKPGDKVLGFLPTEDRHVGYPLDEFCLET; this is encoded by the coding sequence ATGAAGCTCAGTTGGCTGGACATCCGCAACGTCGACGAGGCGCGGGACGCCATCGTCCAGGAGGCGCTGCACCAGCGGGTCGACGGCATCGTCGCGGCGGACCCGGCATCCCTGGAGGGGCTGCCCCCGACCGTCACCAAGGTGCTGTTCCCCCGCGGCAAGCCCCTCCCGGAGGACTTCGGCGAGGCCACCGTGGTCATCGTGGACCCCGACTTCCACAAGATCACGCCCGCCGAGCTGAAGCTCAAACACCCGGAGCTGGAATTCGGCCGCTTCGTGGAGATCATCGACGCGAAGACGCTGGAGGACGCCTGCGAGTCGGCGCGCACCGAACAGTGGAGCCTGCTGCTGTTCCGCGACCCGACCAAGATCCCGCTGGAGATCGTCATCGCGGCGTCCGCGGCCTCCCGGGGCAGCCTCATCACGGTGGCGGCCGACGTCGAGGAGGCCGAGATCATCTTCGGGGTGCTCGAACACGGCTCCGACGGCGTCATGATGGCGCCCCGCAAGGTCGGCGACGCCATCGCCCTGAAGGCCGTGGTCAACGCCGAGACCCCCGACCTGACCCTGACCGAGCTGGAGGTCGTCAGCACCGAGCACGTCGGCATGGGCGAGCGTGCGTGCGTCGACACCTGCACCTACTTCCGCAAGGACGAGGGCATCCTGGTCGGGTCGCACTCCAAGGGCATGATCCTCTGCGTCAGCGAGACGCACCCGCTGCCGTACATGCCGACCCGCCCGTTCCGGGTGAACGCCGGCGCCATCCACTCGTACACGCTGTCCAAGGACGGCCGCACCAACTACCTCAGCGAGCTGAAGGCCGGCAGCAAGGTGGTGGCGTCCGACATCGAGGGCCGCACCCGGCTCGTCACCGTCGGCCGCGTCAAGATCGAGACGAGGCCGCTCATCTCGGTGAACGCGGTCGCCGCCGACGGCCGCGAGGTCAATCTGATCCTCCAGGACGACTGGCACGTGCGGGTGCTCGGCCCGGGCGGCAAGGTCCTCAACAGCACCGAGCTGAAGCCCGGCGACAAGGTGCTCGGCTTCCTGCCCACGGAGGACCGGCACGTCGGCTACCCGCTCGACGAGTTCTGCCTCGAGACGTGA
- a CDS encoding SAV_915 family protein, whose amino-acid sequence MDALLYVPVRGGDPEDVAAVLRTARPGAGRERVGLAFTGEDRLHAALGPTQRWTRLSRPALLALLRPLGIEHIRIDPLYVGPEMPRMPEAADLPDVEVREDGRVLAGARRYAQWLPDEVW is encoded by the coding sequence GTGGACGCGCTCCTGTACGTCCCGGTCCGGGGCGGCGACCCCGAGGACGTGGCGGCCGTCCTGCGGACGGCCAGGCCGGGTGCCGGCCGGGAGCGGGTCGGCCTCGCCTTCACCGGCGAGGACCGGCTCCACGCCGCGCTGGGACCCACCCAGCGGTGGACCCGGTTGTCCCGGCCCGCGCTCCTGGCGCTGCTCCGGCCACTGGGAATCGAGCACATCCGGATCGACCCGCTCTACGTCGGACCGGAGATGCCGAGGATGCCGGAGGCGGCCGACCTGCCGGACGTGGAGGTCCGCGAGGACGGACGCGTCCTGGCCGGTGCGCGACGGTACGCCCAGTGGCTGCCGGACGAGGTGTGGTGA
- the bagY gene encoding LuxR family transcriptional regulator BagY/FevT: MPTALGRDELLLRAGRADSPHTLFSTLATQLRRAVPYDAAVWRATDPETGMITSPILAENIEDHSCAVYWQYELFTEKINLFRDLARAPVPVASLWESTGGEPERSSLYRGFLAPRGVHDELRAVLRVDGRPHGYVSLFREKGRAEFSTGERRFIEELAAPIARLIRAHAKKRPDPSAGALTGTGLLLFDAEGALVSVNDEARRYLEEMPQGPASLTALGLRVPLWVHGTAMRARAIAEEGGGDTARIRMRTRTGRWLVCHASCLRGSDGRLGVSAVIIERAPVSDVTPLVVQAYELSERELEVTRQVARGLSTSGISEELHLSPHTVRDHIKAIFEKLGVSSRGELVGRLFTEYYEPTGPSATDLRG, from the coding sequence ATGCCCACTGCGCTCGGTCGCGACGAACTCCTCCTGCGTGCCGGACGCGCGGACAGCCCGCACACGCTGTTCAGCACCCTCGCGACGCAACTGCGCAGGGCGGTCCCGTACGACGCGGCGGTCTGGCGGGCCACCGACCCCGAGACCGGCATGATCACGTCACCGATCCTCGCGGAGAACATCGAGGATCACAGCTGTGCCGTCTACTGGCAGTACGAGCTGTTCACGGAGAAGATCAACCTGTTCCGGGACCTCGCGCGGGCGCCGGTGCCGGTGGCCAGTCTGTGGGAGAGCACCGGGGGCGAGCCCGAGCGCAGTTCCCTGTACCGGGGCTTTCTGGCGCCGCGCGGGGTGCACGACGAGTTGCGTGCCGTGCTGCGGGTGGACGGCCGCCCCCACGGGTACGTCAGCCTGTTCCGGGAGAAGGGGCGGGCGGAGTTCTCCACCGGGGAGCGCAGGTTCATAGAGGAGCTGGCTGCGCCGATCGCCCGCCTGATCAGGGCGCACGCCAAGAAGCGCCCCGATCCCTCGGCCGGCGCGCTGACCGGCACAGGGCTGCTGCTGTTCGACGCCGAGGGCGCCCTCGTCTCCGTCAACGACGAGGCGCGGCGCTATCTGGAGGAGATGCCGCAGGGCCCCGCCTCGCTCACCGCCCTCGGTCTGCGCGTACCCCTGTGGGTGCACGGCACCGCGATGCGGGCCAGGGCGATCGCCGAGGAGGGCGGCGGGGACACCGCGCGGATCAGGATGCGCACCCGCACGGGCCGCTGGCTGGTGTGCCACGCGTCCTGCCTGCGCGGGTCCGACGGGCGCCTGGGCGTCTCCGCGGTGATCATCGAGCGCGCCCCGGTCTCCGACGTCACCCCGCTCGTCGTGCAGGCCTACGAGCTGTCGGAACGGGAGCTCGAGGTCACCCGGCAGGTGGCACGCGGCCTGTCCACCAGCGGGATCTCCGAGGAGCTCCACCTGTCCCCGCACACCGTGCGCGACCACATCAAGGCGATCTTCGAGAAGCTCGGCGTCTCCAGCCGCGGCGAGCTGGTGGGCCGGCTGTTCACCGAGTACTACGAGCCCACGGGCCCCTCCGCCACCGACCTGCGCGGTTAG
- a CDS encoding dTMP kinase, whose protein sequence is MPIPPMPYGAPPYAPPRTGGPKFTVLLGPDYAGKSSVLRRFADSGSWTVVTCDQGPLDTDYPLIGRARRELLPEALGAPAGRYSPDVLLTLMQLAVVHMRDRVTGAPPGRPVIVDSYYLKILAKCTLLGYANPSLFSWWRSFPQPDRVVYLDVPPAVAWERSGRGAALNPMEHYGDTPTEEGFTRFQDDLRDMLRTEVAGMRVTTLQQGSGIDRAVDAVDAVVHTGRGAGV, encoded by the coding sequence ATGCCCATCCCACCCATGCCGTACGGCGCACCGCCGTACGCGCCACCCCGGACCGGGGGCCCGAAGTTCACCGTGCTGCTCGGCCCCGACTACGCGGGCAAGTCGTCGGTGCTGCGGCGCTTCGCCGACAGCGGCTCCTGGACGGTGGTCACCTGCGACCAGGGTCCGCTCGACACGGACTACCCCTTGATCGGCCGGGCCCGCCGGGAACTGCTGCCCGAGGCGCTCGGGGCGCCGGCCGGACGCTACTCGCCGGACGTCCTCCTCACCCTGATGCAGCTGGCCGTGGTGCACATGCGCGACCGCGTGACCGGCGCACCGCCCGGACGGCCGGTGATCGTGGACTCGTACTACCTGAAGATCCTCGCCAAGTGCACGCTGCTCGGATACGCCAATCCGTCGCTGTTCTCCTGGTGGCGGTCGTTCCCGCAGCCCGACCGGGTCGTCTACCTCGACGTTCCGCCCGCCGTCGCCTGGGAACGCAGCGGACGGGGAGCGGCGCTGAACCCCATGGAGCACTACGGCGACACGCCCACCGAGGAAGGGTTCACCCGGTTCCAGGACGACCTGCGCGACATGCTGCGGACAGAGGTGGCGGGCATGAGGGTGACCACCCTCCAACAGGGCTCCGGCATCGACCGTGCCGTCGACGCCGTGGACGCCGTCGTGCACACGGGACGTGGGGCCGGTGTCTGA
- a CDS encoding GH3 auxin-responsive promoter family protein, whose translation MSDVGEERFAAYRQRVLAERDGLRKALGDVRAAQDGALRHLLDANADTEFGRRHGFARCRGVDDFRAAVPIADYEALGPWMEAAAAGRPNVLSADPPVVFFKSSGSTGDSKRIPVTREFMRTCFFPPYYAAWANIVEHHPEAVRRPDATLNLKHDPAPAPAATRSGHPHLGASQVDFGRAFGERLSAEPGSRAPWSTLPSFVDPADHLQRCYVRLRAAMAHDVRCVIGINPAVVAALPHQLVQWWPRLVKDVHDGTVDGRPGPEPDPERARLLDRLAERAGAPLPAHVWPRMELLFCWTTGLSSLYLPRLREVFGPRVSALPAPAAASEGFVAVALDRHPTAGSPAVTGGLLEFVDADDDLLPDSDTLLCDELTPGGEYHVVLSHVGGLYRYALGDVVRVVDRTEGVPRLEYAGRRTLSDAAGERLREGHVVSALHGATRATGLEIRNATCRVTGSPARPGPPEPGADGPQRYAFAVEPFGRWSHEETEAFARALDSALGGRSDGYRAARVSARLGAPDLHHVAPGGFASEWQDRVARGTRPAQVKDRVFQNDDAAWRRLLDA comes from the coding sequence GTGTCTGACGTGGGAGAGGAACGGTTCGCCGCCTACCGGCAAAGGGTGCTGGCCGAGCGGGACGGGCTGCGCAAGGCGCTCGGGGACGTGCGGGCGGCACAGGACGGCGCCCTGCGGCACCTGCTGGACGCGAACGCCGACACCGAGTTCGGGCGGCGCCACGGGTTCGCCCGCTGCCGGGGTGTCGACGACTTCCGCGCGGCCGTCCCCATCGCCGACTACGAGGCCCTCGGCCCCTGGATGGAGGCCGCCGCCGCCGGCCGGCCCAACGTGCTGAGCGCCGATCCCCCCGTGGTCTTCTTCAAGAGCAGCGGCAGCACCGGCGACAGCAAACGCATACCGGTCACCCGGGAGTTCATGCGGACCTGCTTCTTCCCGCCCTACTACGCGGCCTGGGCGAACATCGTCGAGCACCACCCGGAAGCCGTCCGCAGGCCCGACGCCACGCTCAACCTCAAGCACGACCCCGCGCCCGCCCCCGCCGCGACCCGTTCCGGCCACCCGCATCTCGGCGCCAGCCAGGTCGACTTCGGCCGCGCCTTCGGCGAACGGCTGTCGGCGGAACCGGGCAGCCGCGCCCCCTGGAGCACCCTGCCCTCGTTCGTGGACCCGGCCGACCACCTCCAGCGCTGCTACGTACGGCTGCGCGCCGCCATGGCGCACGACGTGCGCTGCGTCATCGGCATCAACCCCGCCGTGGTGGCCGCGCTGCCCCATCAACTGGTCCAGTGGTGGCCGCGCCTGGTCAAGGACGTGCACGACGGCACGGTCGACGGCCGCCCGGGGCCCGAGCCCGACCCGGAGCGCGCCAGGCTCCTGGACCGGCTCGCCGAACGCGCCGGCGCCCCGCTGCCCGCCCACGTCTGGCCGCGCATGGAGCTGCTGTTCTGCTGGACCACCGGACTGTCCTCGCTCTACCTTCCCCGGCTGCGCGAGGTGTTCGGCCCCCGGGTGAGCGCGCTGCCCGCTCCCGCGGCGGCGTCGGAGGGCTTCGTCGCCGTGGCCCTGGACCGGCATCCCACGGCCGGGTCGCCCGCGGTCACCGGCGGACTGCTGGAGTTCGTCGACGCCGACGACGACCTGCTGCCCGACAGCGACACGCTGCTCTGCGACGAACTGACGCCGGGCGGCGAGTACCACGTCGTCCTCAGCCACGTCGGCGGCCTCTACCGGTACGCCCTCGGCGACGTGGTGCGCGTCGTGGACCGGACCGAGGGCGTGCCCCGGCTCGAGTACGCCGGCCGCCGCACCCTGTCCGACGCCGCCGGTGAACGGCTGCGCGAGGGACACGTGGTGAGCGCGCTGCACGGCGCGACCCGGGCCACCGGCCTGGAGATCCGCAACGCCACCTGCCGGGTCACCGGGTCCCCCGCCCGGCCGGGCCCACCGGAGCCCGGTGCGGACGGCCCGCAGCGGTACGCCTTCGCCGTGGAGCCGTTCGGCCGCTGGTCGCACGAGGAGACCGAGGCGTTCGCCCGGGCCCTGGACAGCGCGCTCGGCGGGCGGTCCGACGGGTACCGCGCGGCTCGCGTGAGCGCCCGCCTCGGCGCTCCCGACCTGCACCACGTCGCGCCCGGCGGGTTCGCCTCCGAGTGGCAGGACAGGGTCGCCCGGGGCACGCGGCCGGCCCAGGTGAAGGACCGGGTCTTCCAGAACGACGACGCGGCGTGGCGCCGGCTGCTCGACGCCTGA
- a CDS encoding class I SAM-dependent methyltransferase — METLDAVARTSLLTAALRAQESRRPDRLFRDPYAARLAGVLGTDLFGRIGDATRPNRTGSARPVPSTFAYNAIRTRYFDDVLLARIAEADRPQVVIAAAGMDTRAHRLPWPCPVDVFELDRPAVLAAKESVLRAEPAPPRATRHQVGADLLGPDWTAALTEAGYDPDRPSVWLLEGILYYLTEEQVGQVLGRVRDAAAPGSTVAADLVSATALTAPAVAPLLAVFETWGCPWLSGHDEPEALFAAYGIEATVRQPGEPGADFGRWPDPVPPRHIPGTGRVFLVQGRLL, encoded by the coding sequence GTGGAAACACTCGACGCGGTCGCCAGGACCTCCCTCCTGACGGCGGCTCTGCGAGCCCAGGAGAGCAGGCGTCCGGACCGGTTGTTCCGGGACCCGTACGCCGCCCGGCTGGCCGGCGTCCTCGGCACCGACCTGTTCGGCCGGATCGGCGACGCCACCCGGCCGAACCGCACCGGCTCCGCGCGACCCGTACCCAGCACGTTCGCCTACAACGCCATCAGGACCCGGTACTTCGACGACGTCCTGCTCGCCCGCATCGCGGAGGCCGATCGTCCCCAGGTCGTGATCGCCGCGGCCGGCATGGACACCCGGGCCCACCGGCTGCCCTGGCCGTGCCCCGTCGACGTCTTCGAACTCGACCGCCCGGCCGTCCTCGCCGCCAAGGAGTCGGTGCTGCGCGCCGAGCCGGCGCCCCCGCGAGCGACCCGGCACCAGGTCGGCGCCGACCTGCTCGGCCCGGACTGGACCGCCGCGCTCACCGAGGCCGGCTACGACCCGGACCGGCCCTCGGTCTGGCTGCTCGAGGGAATCCTCTACTACCTCACCGAGGAACAGGTCGGACAGGTGCTGGGCCGGGTGCGGGACGCCGCCGCGCCCGGCAGCACGGTCGCCGCGGACCTGGTCAGCGCCACGGCCCTCACCGCACCCGCCGTCGCGCCGCTGCTCGCGGTGTTCGAGACCTGGGGCTGCCCGTGGCTGTCCGGGCACGACGAGCCGGAGGCCCTGTTCGCCGCGTACGGCATCGAGGCGACGGTCCGGCAACCCGGCGAGCCCGGCGCCGACTTCGGCCGCTGGCCCGACCCGGTCCCCCCGCGGCACATCCCCGGGACCGGCCGCGTCTTCCTCGTCCAGGGCCGGCTCCTGTGA
- a CDS encoding DUF397 domain-containing protein, with the protein MNTAESSAVASGLAWFKSSYSGAEGGDCVEVAADMRTVHIRDSKAVTGPVIRVAREAWEGFLGEA; encoded by the coding sequence ATGAACACCGCTGAGTCCTCGGCCGTCGCTTCCGGCCTCGCCTGGTTCAAGAGCAGCTACAGCGGAGCGGAGGGCGGCGACTGCGTCGAGGTCGCGGCCGACATGAGAACCGTGCACATCCGAGACTCCAAAGCCGTGACCGGACCCGTCATCCGTGTGGCACGCGAGGCGTGGGAGGGGTTCCTCGGGGAGGCCTGA
- a CDS encoding helix-turn-helix domain-containing protein, producing MTEVAREGADAVVADEAGQATADTSGQAVVVAFGQTMKTLRVRAGLEREEFGRRIGYSASTVASYEQGRRIPSPRTIERADEVLDAGGLLTVWKEQVERAQYPVFFQGMAALEKEAIELLSYDTLVVKGLLQTEEYMRAVLAMRRPPLGQEIIEQRVAARLARQDIFDRQPAPLLSFVMDESVLRRRLGGKRVVRGQLEHLLLVGQKRNVEIQIMPLDCEECAGVDGAFTVVTRDDGKKFAYTEAQGSSTLQTDPQQAALTAARYGIIRSQALTPRESLEFVERLLGEL from the coding sequence ATGACCGAGGTTGCGCGCGAGGGGGCCGACGCCGTGGTGGCGGACGAGGCGGGACAGGCGACGGCGGACACGTCCGGCCAGGCCGTGGTCGTCGCGTTCGGGCAGACGATGAAGACGCTGCGGGTACGGGCGGGGCTGGAGCGGGAGGAGTTCGGGCGGCGGATCGGGTATTCGGCGTCCACGGTCGCGTCGTACGAGCAGGGGCGGCGGATCCCCTCACCCAGGACCATCGAGCGTGCCGATGAGGTTCTGGACGCGGGCGGGTTGCTGACGGTGTGGAAGGAGCAGGTGGAGCGGGCTCAGTATCCGGTGTTCTTCCAGGGGATGGCCGCTTTGGAGAAGGAGGCCATCGAGTTGCTTTCGTACGACACGCTGGTGGTCAAGGGCCTGCTCCAGACCGAGGAGTACATGAGGGCGGTACTGGCTATGCGGCGGCCCCCTCTGGGCCAGGAGATCATCGAGCAGCGCGTGGCCGCCCGGCTGGCCCGGCAAGACATCTTCGACCGCCAGCCCGCACCACTTCTCAGCTTCGTGATGGACGAGTCGGTATTGCGGCGTCGGCTGGGTGGAAAGCGCGTGGTGCGAGGGCAGTTGGAGCATCTGCTCCTCGTTGGCCAGAAGCGAAACGTCGAAATCCAGATCATGCCGCTCGACTGCGAGGAATGTGCAGGCGTGGACGGAGCGTTCACGGTCGTCACGCGTGACGACGGCAAGAAGTTCGCGTACACGGAGGCACAGGGGTCCAGCACTCTTCAGACCGACCCACAGCAGGCAGCGCTCACCGCCGCCCGTTATGGGATCATCCGATCACAGGCTCTCACTCCGCGAGAGTCCCTTGAGTTCGTCGAGAGATTGCTGGGAGAGCTATGA
- a CDS encoding ATP-binding protein, whose protein sequence is MTSQLPSPIGTTQPTCPNVDLNRTFEMRFTSTPRGARLARRLAAHRLDAWGIPYGTGPHEEIVLIVGELTANAVRHGHVPGRDFHLLLHAGEPARTVRIEVTDTRSERTPPEPDALPAPAPQDSSGRGLLLVAGLAARWGWHLRPGGPGKTVWAECVRCGDADLPGDPER, encoded by the coding sequence ATGACGAGCCAACTCCCCAGCCCCATCGGCACCACCCAACCCACCTGTCCCAACGTCGACTTGAACCGCACCTTCGAGATGCGTTTCACCTCCACCCCACGGGGCGCCCGCCTCGCCCGTCGGCTGGCCGCGCACCGGTTGGACGCCTGGGGGATCCCGTACGGCACCGGCCCGCACGAGGAGATCGTGCTGATCGTCGGTGAGCTGACCGCCAACGCGGTACGGCACGGCCACGTCCCCGGCCGGGACTTCCATCTGCTCCTGCACGCCGGCGAACCCGCCCGCACGGTCAGGATCGAGGTCACCGACACCCGTTCCGAACGCACACCACCCGAACCGGACGCCCTGCCCGCCCCCGCCCCGCAGGACAGCAGCGGCCGAGGGCTGCTGCTGGTCGCGGGTCTCGCCGCCCGCTGGGGCTGGCACCTCCGGCCGGGAGGCCCGGGCAAGACGGTCTGGGCGGAGTGCGTGCGGTGCGGGGACGCCGACCTTCCTGGCGACCCCGAAAGGTGA
- a CDS encoding transglycosylase SLT domain-containing protein, protein MHAILRRPSIRKSAVASLAAAGAAAVTLTLAPSPAHAAEPAKASSAQTQAQTDKIKAIVKAGEKKHGDDLDGWIRTALDVMDAKNIPGSYEGLHRNIMRESSGNPTAQNNWDVNAQNGIPSKGLLQTIQPTFDAYHVKGTKDSITDPVANIVAACNYAADKYGSMDNVDSAY, encoded by the coding sequence ATGCACGCCATCCTGCGCCGTCCCAGCATCCGCAAGTCCGCCGTGGCCTCCCTCGCCGCCGCGGGCGCCGCCGCCGTCACCCTCACCCTGGCCCCGAGCCCGGCGCACGCCGCCGAGCCGGCCAAGGCCTCCTCCGCGCAGACGCAGGCCCAGACCGACAAGATCAAGGCCATCGTCAAGGCCGGCGAGAAGAAGCACGGCGACGACCTCGACGGCTGGATCCGCACCGCCCTGGACGTCATGGACGCGAAGAACATCCCGGGCAGCTACGAGGGCCTGCACCGCAACATCATGCGCGAGTCGTCCGGCAACCCGACCGCGCAGAACAACTGGGACGTGAACGCCCAGAACGGCATCCCCTCGAAGGGTCTGCTCCAGACCATTCAGCCCACCTTCGACGCGTACCACGTCAAGGGCACCAAGGACTCCATCACCGACCCGGTCGCCAACATCGTCGCCGCCTGCAACTACGCGGCCGACAAGTACGGCTCCATGGACAACGTCGACTCCGCCTACTGA